A genomic window from Chlorobium phaeobacteroides DSM 266 includes:
- a CDS encoding aldehyde dehydrogenase family protein, protein MERHTITETLQRLRETFRTGRTVSFAWRRSQLLALRQFLLEQEAIIAEAVTLDFGKSAAETFLTETEFLRGEIESALRNLKRWMKPERVHVPLHYQFGRASVRREPFGVVLVIGAWNYPLNLSLVPLVSAVAAGNCVLVKPSELAFHTSKVIANGISRYMDNGALAVFEGGVEDTVLLLKERFDCVFFTGSQRAGREVMLAAARHLTPVILELGGKSPCIVHNDASLGVAARRIVWAKFLNAGQTCIAPDYLLVHRDAEEELLLLMQKAIVSFYGTNPELSPDYPRIISDTHFTRLEELLKDGLPVTGGDVHKESRYIAPAILRDVNPEAPIMQSEIFGPLLPVLTYTSLDEALAFVRKGNDPLAVYLFSASASVRHKVLDATRSGGFCTNDLLFQSAVHGLPFGGVGQSGFGRYHGRAGYEAFSYVRSILYRSVFPDPDIRYPPYAGKKFSLLQRLVSFFR, encoded by the coding sequence ATGGAGCGACATACTATTACTGAGACGTTGCAACGATTGCGAGAAACCTTCCGGACGGGGCGGACGGTTTCTTTTGCATGGAGGCGATCCCAGCTTCTTGCTCTCCGGCAGTTTCTTCTTGAACAGGAGGCGATAATTGCCGAAGCGGTTACTCTCGATTTCGGGAAATCTGCTGCGGAGACGTTTTTAACGGAAACGGAATTTCTGCGGGGGGAGATAGAGAGCGCGCTCAGAAATCTCAAGCGGTGGATGAAACCGGAACGAGTGCATGTTCCGCTGCACTATCAGTTCGGACGAGCATCGGTACGGCGAGAACCGTTCGGAGTTGTTCTTGTTATCGGTGCGTGGAACTATCCTCTGAACCTCTCTCTTGTTCCACTTGTGAGTGCCGTCGCAGCAGGAAATTGCGTGCTGGTCAAGCCTTCCGAGCTTGCTTTTCATACCTCGAAGGTGATCGCCAACGGTATTTCGCGCTATATGGACAATGGGGCTCTGGCAGTTTTTGAAGGTGGAGTTGAAGATACCGTCTTGCTTCTGAAAGAGCGTTTTGATTGTGTTTTTTTTACGGGCAGTCAGCGGGCAGGACGGGAGGTCATGCTTGCAGCCGCTCGCCATTTGACTCCTGTTATTCTTGAGCTGGGAGGTAAAAGCCCCTGTATCGTTCATAACGACGCTTCGCTCGGCGTGGCGGCAAGGCGAATTGTCTGGGCAAAGTTTCTCAATGCCGGACAAACCTGTATTGCTCCTGATTACCTGCTTGTTCATCGGGACGCAGAAGAGGAGCTGCTTTTGCTGATGCAGAAGGCCATTGTTTCGTTTTATGGCACCAATCCTGAGTTATCGCCCGATTATCCCCGTATTATCAGCGATACTCATTTTACTCGTCTTGAGGAACTGCTTAAAGACGGGTTGCCGGTTACAGGAGGCGATGTTCATAAAGAGTCTCGATATATTGCGCCTGCTATTCTCAGGGATGTCAATCCCGAGGCTCCGATAATGCAGTCTGAAATTTTCGGACCTCTTCTTCCCGTGCTGACCTATACATCGCTTGACGAGGCTCTTGCTTTTGTGCGTAAGGGCAATGATCCGCTTGCAGTTTATCTCTTTTCTGCGAGCGCTTCCGTTCGTCATAAAGTGCTTGATGCAACCCGTTCGGGGGGATTCTGCACGAACGACCTGCTTTTTCAGTCGGCTGTGCATGGATTGCCTTTTGGCGGTGTCGGCCAGAGCGGTTTCGGGCGGTACCATGGTCGGGCAGGGTATGAAGCGTTTTCATATGTGCGGAGCATTCTTTATCGCTCTGTTTTTCCCGATCCGGATATTCGCTACCCTCCCTATGCTGGAAAAAAGTTCAGTTTGCTGCAACGTCTGGTTTCTTTTTTTCGTTGA
- a CDS encoding ABC transporter ATP-binding protein, whose protein sequence is MMEHHDKQRDSESGGAAGTWLRVRRLAAYILPYRRKFIFACVAMLLSSLLGLAFPYVTGTLVDAALRGSSAGWAKSIDMIALLLVLVLALQSFFSFFQLVWFIEVGEKTLSDLRKDTFSTLVRLPMTFFAGRTTGELSSRIAADLTQIQDTLNTSLSQLLRQMATLFGGIVLIGMISLKLTLVMISSFPLIVLFAVFIGKRIRRLSRNAQDVLARSSVVVEETLQGVQNVKSFANEWYEISRYGEVIDRYVASVIRVARFRGAFLSFIIFGLFGAIVLVLWYGSRLVQEGEMSVGNLTSFLLYTTFIGAAMGSFADLFSQLQKALGATERIEEILGEKPEPVSLFPTVRNMENPEALKGEVSMENVSFSYPGRPELPVLKGISFEVNAGRRLAVVGPSGSGKSTLFALLQRFYDPDEGRVLIDGTDIREYPLSTLRSLIAVVPQDILLFGGSIRDNISYGKPGAGDEEIFAAAKQANAHEFIMNFPDTYHTLVGDRGVQLSGGQRQRIAIARAILSDPAILLLDEATSALDSESELLVQEALEHLMLERTSFIIAHRLSTVRTADMIMVIKDGTVVESGTNEELLEKEDGMYRMLTALQCGLQ, encoded by the coding sequence ATGATGGAGCATCACGACAAACAACGAGATAGCGAGAGCGGTGGCGCTGCGGGAACATGGTTGCGCGTAAGGCGTCTGGCGGCTTATATTCTTCCTTACCGAAGGAAGTTTATTTTTGCCTGTGTCGCCATGCTGCTTTCGAGCTTGCTTGGGCTTGCTTTTCCCTATGTTACCGGTACGCTTGTTGATGCTGCGCTACGGGGTAGTTCGGCAGGTTGGGCGAAGAGTATCGATATGATTGCGCTTCTTTTGGTTCTGGTTCTGGCGCTCCAGTCTTTTTTTTCGTTTTTTCAGCTTGTCTGGTTTATCGAGGTTGGCGAAAAAACCCTGTCCGATCTGAGAAAAGATACGTTCAGTACGCTTGTCAGGCTTCCGATGACCTTTTTTGCCGGACGAACTACCGGCGAACTTTCAAGCCGTATTGCAGCGGATCTTACTCAGATACAGGATACGCTGAACACTTCGCTCTCTCAACTGCTTCGCCAGATGGCCACGCTTTTCGGCGGTATTGTTCTGATTGGCATGATATCGCTCAAGCTTACGCTGGTGATGATCTCCTCGTTTCCCCTGATTGTGCTGTTTGCAGTTTTTATTGGCAAAAGAATCAGGCGTCTATCGCGCAACGCACAGGATGTGCTTGCCAGAAGCAGTGTTGTTGTTGAAGAGACGCTTCAGGGAGTTCAGAATGTCAAGTCATTTGCCAATGAGTGGTATGAAATCAGCAGGTACGGCGAGGTGATTGATCGTTATGTCGCTTCGGTCATAAGGGTTGCCCGTTTTCGTGGTGCGTTTCTTTCCTTTATTATTTTCGGACTTTTCGGCGCTATTGTTCTGGTTTTGTGGTACGGGTCTCGTCTTGTGCAGGAGGGTGAGATGAGCGTCGGCAATCTTACTTCGTTTCTTCTCTATACGACCTTTATCGGGGCCGCTATGGGAAGTTTTGCCGATCTGTTTTCGCAGCTTCAGAAAGCGCTTGGCGCAACAGAGCGGATCGAGGAGATTCTTGGGGAGAAGCCTGAACCGGTCTCTCTTTTTCCAACGGTACGGAACATGGAGAATCCGGAGGCTCTCAAGGGAGAGGTAAGCATGGAGAACGTCAGTTTCAGCTATCCAGGGCGTCCGGAACTCCCTGTGCTGAAGGGGATATCTTTTGAGGTGAACGCAGGTCGGCGATTGGCTGTTGTAGGACCGAGCGGTTCCGGGAAATCAACCCTGTTCGCACTGCTTCAGCGGTTTTACGATCCGGATGAGGGGCGAGTGCTTATTGACGGAACGGATATCCGGGAGTATCCCCTTTCAACATTGAGAAGTTTGATAGCCGTTGTTCCTCAGGATATTCTTTTGTTTGGGGGATCCATCAGGGATAATATTTCGTACGGAAAGCCGGGAGCTGGCGATGAAGAGATTTTTGCTGCCGCAAAACAGGCTAATGCTCACGAATTTATCATGAACTTTCCCGATACCTACCATACCCTTGTCGGTGACAGAGGGGTTCAGCTTTCCGGAGGGCAACGGCAGCGTATAGCGATTGCGCGGGCTATATTAAGTGACCCGGCCATTCTGCTGCTTGACGAGGCGACAAGTGCGCTCGATTCCGAATCGGAACTGCTGGTGCAGGAGGCGCTTGAACACCTGATGCTTGAACGGACATCGTTTATTATTGCGCATCGTCTATCCACGGTAAGAACTGCCGACATGATAATGGTGATCAAGGATGGAACTGTTGTTGAGAGCGGCACGAACGAAGAGTTGCTGGAAAAAGAAGACGGGATGTATCGCATGCTCACCGCCCTGCAGTGCGGTTTGCAGTAG
- a CDS encoding TerC family protein translates to MEWITQPEAWIALATLTALEIVLGIDNIIFISIIVGRLPQEQRQNGRLIGLGLAMLTRIALLLSITWVMGLTTGLFSVLDHEVSGRDIILLVGGLFLLAKSTHEIHQSLEGSEEESKTGSTTGFAVTMIQIAVIDIVFSLDSVITAVGLAKHVEVMIIAIIISIGIMMIAAKSISDFVERHPTIKMLALSFLILIGVTLLAEGAGYEIPKGYIYFAMAFSVTVEMLNLRLRAKTSKPLHLHKTLPAESE, encoded by the coding sequence ATGGAATGGATAACACAGCCTGAAGCATGGATTGCCCTTGCAACACTAACAGCGCTTGAAATAGTACTCGGTATTGACAACATTATCTTTATCTCCATTATTGTCGGCAGACTGCCTCAGGAGCAGCGTCAAAATGGTCGTCTGATCGGTCTCGGCCTTGCCATGCTGACCCGTATTGCCCTTCTGCTCTCGATTACCTGGGTCATGGGACTGACAACCGGACTCTTTTCGGTACTTGACCATGAAGTATCAGGACGCGACATCATTCTTCTTGTCGGAGGACTTTTTCTGCTTGCCAAAAGCACCCATGAAATTCATCAAAGCCTTGAAGGAAGCGAAGAGGAAAGTAAAACCGGTTCAACAACAGGTTTTGCCGTCACCATGATCCAGATTGCCGTGATTGACATTGTCTTCTCTCTTGACTCGGTCATAACAGCCGTAGGACTTGCAAAACATGTTGAAGTCATGATCATCGCCATTATCATCTCCATCGGCATCATGATGATCGCAGCAAAATCGATCAGCGATTTTGTGGAACGTCATCCAACCATCAAAATGCTTGCCCTGAGCTTTCTCATACTGATCGGAGTAACGCTGCTCGCCGAAGGTGCCGGTTATGAAATACCGAAAGGCTACATCTATTTTGCCATGGCATTTTCAGTTACCGTTGAAATGCTCAACCTGCGACTGCGTGCGAAAACCTCGAAACCACTCCATCTGCATAAAACACTGCCAGCAGAATCCGAATAA